In one window of Oryza sativa Japonica Group chromosome 9, ASM3414082v1 DNA:
- the LOC4346470 gene encoding probable tyrosine-protein phosphatase DSP4 isoform X1 has product MRQEATCSLVLTQDAQHRKNQPPLAEEDDDRDHTDDAMPPPCSILLRQEEGEATAAAAGEGLLVPPLNFAMVDHGVYRSGFPDISNLPFVESLRLRSVLCLCPEPYPEANQEFLRAHGIRLFQFGIDGSKELGFGTENRCCLQEPFVNIPEDRIREALKVVLDVANHPVLIHCKRGKHRTGCVVGCLRKLQRWCLTSIFDEYQRFAAAKARVSDLRFMELFDISSLKHLPASFSC; this is encoded by the exons ATGCGGCAGGAGGCCACCTGCAGCCTTGTGCTGACCCAGGACGCCCAACACCGGAAGAACCAGCCACCGCTGGCTGAGGAGGACGACGATAGGGATCATACCGACGATGCCATGCCGCCGCCCTGCTCGATCTTGCTCCGCcaggaggagggcgaggcgacggcggcggcggcgggggaggggctGCTGGTGCCGCCGCTCAACTTCGCCATGGTGGATCATGGCGTATACCGCTCCGGCTTCCCCGACATCTCCAACCTGCCGTTCGTCGAGTCCCTTCGCCTCCGCTCCGTCCT GTGCCTCTGCCCGGAGCCGTACCCGGAGGCGAACCAGGAGTTCCTCCGCGCCCACGGGATCAGGCTGTTCCAGTTCGGAATCGACGGTTCCAAG GAACTAGGTTTTGGTACTGAAAATAGATGTTGCTTGCAGGAGCCCTTTGTGAACATACCTGAAGATAGAATCCGTGAGGCTCTAAAAGTTGTGCTAG ATGTGGCAAATCACCCGGTGCTTATTCACTGCAAGCGTGGAAAG CATCGAACTGGCTGTGTGGTTGGTTGCTTGAGGAAATTGCAACGCTGGTGCCTAACTTCAATATTTGATGAATATCAGCGCTTTGCTGCTGCCAAAGCAAGAGTATCTGACCTAAGGTTTATGGAACTATTTGATATCTCTAGTTTAAAGCATTTACCAGCATCATTCTCATGTTGA
- the LOC4346470 gene encoding probable tyrosine-protein phosphatase DSP4 isoform X2 has protein sequence MRQEATCSLVLTQDAQHRKNQPPLAEEDDDRDHTDDAMPPPCSILLRQEEGEATAAAAGEGLLVPPLNFAMVDHGVYRSGFPDISNLPFVESLRLRSVLCLCPEPYPEANQEFLRAHGIRLFQFGIDGSKEPFVNIPEDRIREALKVVLDVANHPVLIHCKRGKHRTGCVVGCLRKLQRWCLTSIFDEYQRFAAAKARVSDLRFMELFDISSLKHLPASFSC, from the exons ATGCGGCAGGAGGCCACCTGCAGCCTTGTGCTGACCCAGGACGCCCAACACCGGAAGAACCAGCCACCGCTGGCTGAGGAGGACGACGATAGGGATCATACCGACGATGCCATGCCGCCGCCCTGCTCGATCTTGCTCCGCcaggaggagggcgaggcgacggcggcggcggcgggggaggggctGCTGGTGCCGCCGCTCAACTTCGCCATGGTGGATCATGGCGTATACCGCTCCGGCTTCCCCGACATCTCCAACCTGCCGTTCGTCGAGTCCCTTCGCCTCCGCTCCGTCCT GTGCCTCTGCCCGGAGCCGTACCCGGAGGCGAACCAGGAGTTCCTCCGCGCCCACGGGATCAGGCTGTTCCAGTTCGGAATCGACGGTTCCAAG GAGCCCTTTGTGAACATACCTGAAGATAGAATCCGTGAGGCTCTAAAAGTTGTGCTAG ATGTGGCAAATCACCCGGTGCTTATTCACTGCAAGCGTGGAAAG CATCGAACTGGCTGTGTGGTTGGTTGCTTGAGGAAATTGCAACGCTGGTGCCTAACTTCAATATTTGATGAATATCAGCGCTTTGCTGCTGCCAAAGCAAGAGTATCTGACCTAAGGTTTATGGAACTATTTGATATCTCTAGTTTAAAGCATTTACCAGCATCATTCTCATGTTGA
- the LOC9266227 gene encoding uncharacterized protein translates to MPSTIRRCRPSPAGRGHIAAQSPIPIFPSRCLAISRSPRPFLQIRAKSCSPSSAPPLGSRSYAVSLQPSTAREDRPGAEVGRRGAHRRLARPSLPRAPTSRFRADCRYSSGLAEPKQEASTKVMKVMKASYERCKLGVNFFRAPSCSRNCSNQVNQSVDLVQQSKARES, encoded by the exons ATGCCGTCCACAATTCGTCGCTGCCGCCCGTCACCTGCGGGCCGCGGCCATATAGCCGCGCAATCCCCCATCCCTATATTCCCGTCGCGCTGCCTCGCCATCTCCAGATCACCACGACCATTCCTCCAGATCAGAGCGAAGAGCTGCTCCCCATCCTCGGCTCCTCCGTTGGGATCGAGAAGCTATGCGGTCAGCCTCCAACCAAGCACCGCCAGAGAGGACAGACCTGGGGCCGAGGTGGGGAGAagaggagcgcatcgccggttGGCCCGTCCGTCGCTGCCCCGGGCTCCCACCTCCCGCTTTCGTGCCGACTGCCGCTACTCTTCCGGATTGGCAGAGCCCAAGCAGGAGGCATCGACAAAGGTGATGAAGGTGATGAAGGCTTCATATGAG AGATGCAAATTAGGTGTTAATTTCTTCAGGGCACCTTCTTGCAGCAGGAATTGCTCAAATCAG GTAAATCAATCCGTGGATTTGGTTCAG CAATCAAAAGCTCGTGAATCTTGA
- the LOC4346468 gene encoding protein CLMP1, which yields MGKSGAKKKKPAAAASASAAATKSSPAATEPKAPTQSQPPAANGAAPHLVDPAVLLRRAHELKEEGNRLFQSRDYGGALRQYELALRLAPRGHPDRAVFHSNRAACLLQLRPVDHKAVAEECSLALQAEPLFPRALLRRARALEALGRHELALTDALALLALDPDHQDAVDLVHRLRSRILSPSSSASGSATSTPEPTSRPSPAALGASAVVAGLGPSLPARPFPKKPSPPPPPAQQQQSVPPMSKFNPSPPSPKLVPFSNSPPSSANASAAESSQKVTPTPLVPSSLSLKDKALMDKKVVTRSRPLKLVYDHDIRLAQMPEKCSFRTLREVVASRFPSSKAVLIKYKDADGDLVTITCSAELRLAESCVDIAGSEVIEDGARHGQKLPMLRLHIVEVSPDQEPPMPTEEEKLEQDNELLVKGEDNSPHASAAVVTDAEVTKQDVENVVAEAEQNTLTGKKDCGHAECKEAEIDDWLLQFADLFRNQVGVDADAHLDLHELGMELCSEALEETVTSEEAQALFEMAAAKFQEVAALALFNWGNVHMCAARKRIPLDESAPKKVMSAQLCTAYDWVRDRYALAGSKYEEALKIKPDFYEGLLALGQQHFETAKLHWSFALADKVDLSAWDSSQTFKLFDSAEHKMRAATEMWEKVEEQRMAELKEPSSEALKKRKKQHNADGQGELTPEEAAEQAAVMRQQIHLFWGNMLFERSQVEFKLDIADWKKNLDASIERFKLAGASESDISAVLKNHFSNTVSECEDKKIMTLDTGISQISNNIEDKCILES from the coding sequence ATGGGCAAATCCGGCGCAAAAAAGAAgaaacccgccgccgccgcctccgcctccgccgccgccaccaaatCATCTCCCGCCGCAACAGAGCCGAAGGCACCGACGCAGTCCCAGCCCCCCGCGGCCAACGGGGCGGCGCCGCATCTGGTGGACCCCGCCGTGCTCCTGCGCCGCGCGCACGAGCTCAAGGAGGAAGGCAACCGCCTGTTCCAGTCCCGCGACTACGGCGGCGCGCTGCGGCAGTACGAGCTCGCTCTCCGCCTCGCCCCGCGCGGCCACCCCGACCGCGCCGTCTTCCACAGCAACCGCGCCGCCTGCCTCCTCCAGCTCCGCCCCGTCGACCACAAGGCCGTCGCCGAGGAGTGCTCCCTCGCTCTCCAGGCGGAGCCGCTCTTCCCGCGCGCGCTCcttcgccgcgcccgcgcgctcgAGGCGCTCGGTCGCCACGAGCTCGCGCTTACCGACGCCCTTGCCCTCCTCGCTCTCGACCCCGACCACCAGgacgccgtcgacctcgtccaccgcCTCCGCTCCCGCATTCTATCCCCGTCCTCCTCAGCCTCAGGCTCTGCCACCTCCACCCCCGAACCAACTAGCCGCCCCTCCCCTGCTGCTCTTGGTGCCTCCGCTGTTGTTGCCGGCCTAGGCCCGTCCCTCCCCGCTCGCCCTTTCCCCAAGAaaccatcacctcctcctccgcctgctcAACAACAGCAATCGGTTCCTCCAATGTCAAAATTTAatccgtcgccaccatcgcccAAGTTGGTGCCTTTCTCCAACTCTCCGCCATCTTCTGCCAACGCATCAGCTGCTGAGAGCTCCCAGAAGGTCACGCCGACACCTCTGGTTCCCTCTTCACTTTCGTTGAAAGACAAAGCGCTGATGGACAAGAAGGTTGTCACAAGATCAAGGCCGCTCAAGCTGGTGTACGATCATGATATAAGGCTTGCGCAGATGCCAGAAAAATGCAGCTTCCGAACACTCCGTGAAGTTGTGGCATCACGATTCCCATCGTCCAAGGCTGTGCTGATTAAGTATAAGGATGCTGATGGTGATCTGGTTACCATTACTTGTTCCGCAGAACTTCGATTGGCCGAGTCCTGTGTTGATATAGCTGGCAGTGAGGTGATAGAAGATGGTGCACGGCATGGTCAGAAACTTCCAATGTTGAGACTTCACATTGTTGAAGTAAGCCCAGATCAGGAGCCTCCAATGCCAACAGAAGAGGAGAAGCTGGAGCAGGATAATGAGTTGCTGGTGAAAGGTGAAGATAACTCTCCACATGCTTCAGCAGCTGTGGTGACTGATGCAGAGGTGACGAAACAAGATGTGGAGAATGTAGTTGCTGAAGCTGAACAGAACACCCTGACAGGGAAGAAAGATTGTGGCCATGCTGAGTGCAAGGAAGCTGAAATTGATGATTGGCTTCTTCAGTTCGCAGATTTATTCCGGAACCAGGTTGGTGTTGATGCAGATGCACATCTGGACCTGCATGAACTGGGAATGGAGCTGTGCTCTGAGGCGCTTGAGGAAACGGTTACAAGTGAGGAGGCACAAGCCCTCTTTGAGATGGCTGCAGCTAAATTCCAAGAGGTTGCTGCTTTGGCCCTATTCAACTGGGGAAATGTGCACATGTGTGCCGCAAGGAAACGCATTCCCCTAGATGAATCGGCTCCAAAGAAAGTCATGTCAGCTCAGCTCTGCACAGCTTATGATTGGGTGCGAGATAGGTATGCTCTTGCAGGGAGCAAGTACGAGGAGGCTCTTAAAATCAAGCCGGACTTTTATGAAGGGCTACTTGCTTTAGGCCAGCAACATTTTGAGACTGCAAAGCTTCATTGGTCATTTGCACTAGCAGACAAGGTTGACCTGTCTGCTTGGGATTCTTCACAGACATTCAAGCTTTTTGACAGTGCTGAGCACAAGATGAGGGCTGCAACAGAAATGTGGGAGAAAGTAGAAGAGCAAAGAATGGCAGAATTAAAAGAACCATCTAGCGAGGCActgaagaaaaggaagaagcaACATAATGCAGATGGTCAAGGGGAGTTGACTCCAGAGGAGGCAGCTGAGCAGGCAGCAGTAATGAGGCAGCAAATTCACCTGTTCTGGGGTAATATGCTTTTTGAGCGTTCTCAAGTGGAATTCAAACTTGATATCGCTGATTGGAAGAAGAATCTTGATGCGTCCATTGAAAGGTTTAAGTTGGCTGGAGCGTCAGAATCAGATATCTCTGCAGTCTTGAAGAACCATTTTTCCAACACAGTTTCTGAGTGTGAAGATAAGAAAATCATGACTTTAGATACAGGAATCTCCCAAATAAGTAACAATATTGAGGACAAGTGTATCCTTGAAAGCTAG
- the LOC4346471 gene encoding vacuolar protein 8: protein MPPPLPHSPPPPAAADALGQILQALLPALLLAAESVKALHARWRAVHGTLLALQTSLAAAPDSAVSHPLFADLVASLLPALRSLQALSARCQDPSLPGGRLRLQSDLDIAASSLSLLLHDLSLLLRSGILYVDPSASSPNAIVLQVPAPAASRADKSLFIRDAFARLQIGGLDLKLKALASLLDLLANDIAAESAHIVATDGDVAALLRLLDASSHSALRDRAAATVAHLATACVASRKVVFDEGGLGPLLRVLDSGSAPATRERAVAAIEAITADVGSAWAVAAYGGVPILINACRPGSGSPVVQALAVAALKNVASIEDVRSALVEEGGLPILVDLLASGTIDAQKGSALCIWSLASLGDHEIQYQIVQAGALLPLLQALHTASGLDLHDTVLRAIHALAVVPAAARTLCSSPLFFAQLTDLMCRGGSILLQQMAADMVAELAPGVSDDTKRCMAPCICMLVKMMETAKPATVQESAGRALLALMTLKFNRKELVRDEKSVTRLLHMLDPRNEEIDKKYPVSVVLALALGGGNGTRRRLADSGICQHLQKLAEAEVPGAKKALQRISGNRLKSLLSRGWNN, encoded by the coding sequence atgccgccgccgctgccgcattcCCCGCCCCCACCGGCTGCCGCGGATGCGCTCGGCCAGATCTTGCAGGCTCTGCTCCCGGCGCTGCTCTTGGCTGCGGAGTCCGTGAAGGCGCTCCACGCCCGGTGGCGCGCGGTCCACGGCACGCTGCTCGCGCTCCAGACCTCTCTCGCCGCAGCACCGGACTCGGCCGTCTCCCACCCTCTCTTCGCCGACCTGGTGGCCTCGCTCCTCCCGGCGCTCCGCTCCCTGCAAGCGCTGTCCGCGCGCTGCCAGGACCCGTCACTCCCtggcggccgcctccgcctccagaGCGACCTCGACATCGCTGCCTCCTCGCTCTCTCTGCTCCTCCACGACCTCTCGCTGCTCCTTCGCTCGGGGATCCTCTACGTCGATCCGTCGGCTTCGTCCCCCAACGCCATTGTGCTGCAGGTGCCCGCGCCAGCCGCGTCCCGGGCGGACAAGTCTCTCTTCATCCGGGACGCCTTCGCGAGGCTCCAGATCGGGGGGCTCGATCTCAAGCTCAAGGCGCTCGCCTCGCTACTGGACTTGCTTGCCAACGACATCGCCGCGGAGTCCGCGCACATCGTTGCCACCGACGGGGATGTCGCCGCGCTGCTCCGCCTGCTCGACGCGTCGTCCCACTCCGCGCTACGGGACCGTGCGGCGGCTACCGTGGCCCACCTCGCCACGGCCTGCGTGGCTTCGCGGAAGGTTGTGTTCGACGAGGGCGGCCTTGGCCCGCTCCTTCGCGTGCTCGACTCCGGCTCAGCGCCAGCCACGCGGGAACGCGCCGTGGCGGCCATTGAAGCCATCACCGCGGACGTCGGCAGCGCGTGGGCTGTTGCGGCATACGGAGGGGTACCCATCTTGATTAATGCGTGCCGACCTGGCTCCGGGTCCCCTGTGGTACAGGCTCTCGCTGTAGCGGCGCTCAAGAATGTGGCTTCCATCGAGGATGTGCGCTCAGCACTGGTTGAAGAGGGTGGACTGCCAATTCTTGTTGATCTGCTTGCAAGCGGCACTATTGACGCACAGAAGGGTTCTGCTCTCTGCATATGGTCTCTAGCATCCTTGGGAGACCATGAGATACAATACCAGATTGTCCAAGCAGGTGCATTGCTGCCACTACTGCAGGCGCTGCACACTGCTTCTGGCCTAGATCTCCATGACACTGTCTTACGCGCTATCCACGCACTCGCAGTGGTCCCTGCTGCTGCTAGAACTCTCTGCTCATCGCCGCTCTTCTTCGCGCAACTTACAGACCTCATGTGCCGTGGTGGTAGCATCTTGCTGCAGCAGATGGCCGCTGATATGGTTGCTGAACTTGCACCTGGCGTGAGCGACGACACCAAGCGGTGCATGGCACCGTGCATTTGCATGCTGGTTAAGATGATGGAGACAGCTAAGCCAGCTACTGTACAGGAGTCAGCTGGCCGTGCCTTGCTTGCTTTGATGACCTTGAAGTTTAACCGGAAGGAATTGGTCAGGGATGAGAAGAGTGTGACTAGGTTATTGCACATGCTTGATCCGAGGAATGAAGAGATTGATAAAAAGTATCCAGTCTCAGTTGTTCTAGCTCTAGCCTTGGGTGGTGGGAATGGGACACGGAGGCGGCTTGCGGATTCTGGCATTTGCCAGCATTTACAGAAGTTGGCTGAGGCTGAGGTGCCTGGTGCAAAGAAGGCTTTGCAGAGGATTTCTGGCAATCGACTCAAGAGCTTACTCTCTAGAGGATGGAACAACTAG